From the Micromonospora echinofusca genome, the window CCAACCAGATCAACGCGCTCCTGGTGCTCATGGTCGAGGCCCGCGAACTGACCAACACCGAGCTGAAGGAGCTGGCCGGGTTCAGCCTCACCGGTGCCGACAACGCCAAGCTCGTCACGCTCGGCCTGGTCCAGACCGACCGGTCGCACCGACCCTTCTCCCACGAGCTGACCGACGAGGGGTGGCGGGTGGTGCGGCAGCTACACGCCGGCGCCCCGCCCGCGCGCAGCGGCTCGACTACCCGTTCGCTGTTCACCCTGCTGGCCGGCCTGCACCGCTCGCTGAGCCGGTTGGGGCTGAGCCATGCCGACTTCTTCACGCAGCAGTCGGTCGCCCACGGCCCGGCGGCCGGCTCGACGCCCCCCGGCGCCGCGCCGGCACCGGTGGCCGCGCAGCCGGAGGCCGTGGAGGCCCTGATCCGCGCCGCCTACCGCGAACTCGCCCGGGAGCCGGGAGCCTGGGTGGGGCTCGCCGACCTGCGCGAGCGCCTCGGTGGGCAGGACCGCGCGACCGTCGACGCGACGTTGCGGGCCATGGTCCACCGGGACGGCGTCCGGATCATCCCGGTCGCCAACACCAAGTCGTTGACCCCCCGGGACCGGGCCGCCGCGGTGCGCATCGGGGACGAGGAGAACCACACCCTGGCGATCGGCGCGGCATGATCGCTGAGGACGTACGGGCCGCGCTCGAGGCGGTCAGTCTCAACCCGGCGGTCACCCCCGACGACGTGTGGCGGCCCAGCCCGCACGACGTGCCGGAGCTGCACGAGAAGGTGGTGGCGGAGATCCTGCGCGGCGTCGGCAGGGCCCGCACCGACGACACCACCGTGCCCCTCGGGGTGGCCATGCAGGGGCGCGCCGGCGCCGGCAAGACCCACCTGCTCGGAGCGGTGCGGGATCGGATCCAGCGCGAGGGCGGCTACTTCTTCCTGGTCGACATGGTCAGCGGGAAGACGTTCTGGGAGAGCGTGGCGCTGGCCCTGGTCGAAGGCATGGGGCGGGACGCGTTCGGCTGGGGCACCCAGCTGCGTACGTTCCTGCGTCGGCTCACCGCCCAGCTCGGCATCCCGGCGGAGGTCCGCGACGCGGTCGCCGGCACGCAGCCGGTCACCCGGGAGCACCTGGACACCTTCGTGCGAGCCCTGCGGACGCGCCACCGCGAGATCGGCCGGGACTGCCAGGACACCGCCCGGGCGCTGGTCCTGCACGGCGCGCTCGACTTCGAGGCGCAGGACGTCGGCTACGCCCACCTGATCTCCGAGCCGGGTGATCCGGCCGGCCGTACGGCGTGGGGGCTGACCCCGGCGATGCGTACGCCGCAGCAGATCGTCCAGGACGTCTCGCGGCTGATGGCGCTGACGCTGGACCCCACGGTGATAGCCGTCGACCAGCTCGACACGCTCTTCGCCCAGACCAGCACCGCGATGTTCGACCAGTACGCCGGGCTGGAGGACGCCCAGGCGAAGGTCGTCGGGCCCATCGCCGACGGTCTGCTGAAGCTGCGTGACGTCACCCGCCGGACGCTGATCGTGGTGTCGTGCCTGCCGGACACCTGGGAGCTGTTGACCAGGAGCGCGCCCACCCCGGTCGGCGACCGGTTCCGGCAGGCCACCCTTCCCGACCGGATTCCCACCCCCGAGATCGGCCGGGCCATCGTGGCGAAGCGGTTCACCGCCGCCTTCGCCGGGCCGCGTTTCGCACCGCCGCATCCGACCTGGCCGATCAGCCCCGAGGCGTTCGCCGACGCCCCGGCGTTGACGCCCCGGGCGCTGCTGCGCCGCGTGGACCGGCACGTCGCCTGGTGCAGGGACCGGGACGAGGTGACCGAACTCGACCGCCTCATCGAGGTCGGCGACCATGTCGCGGACGGGCCCGAACCGTCGGGCGCAGGCACCACGGTCGGCCCGAGGGCGGCAGGCGAGACAGCCACAGGCGACGATGCGTGCCTGCGGCGGCTCGACGACCGGTTCGCCGAGCTGGTGGCGGCGGCCGATGTGACGGCCGCGCTCGATCCGCGGACCGAGGACACACACATGCCGACGCTCCTCGCTGCTGGCCTGGCGGCCTGGATCGCCGAGCAGGCACCCACCGGTGCCAGTTACAAGTACGACCCGCCGCCCGGCCGTAAGCCGGCGCTGCACGGGCGGCTGATCGAGGTGCTGGACGAGGCCACCGAGAACGAGGCGCACTGGTGTCTTCGCGCGATCTCCCATCCGAACGCGATCGCGGTGACCGCCAGGGTGAAGGCGGCCTGCACGATGGCGGGCCTGGACCGTGCGTTGCCGCAACGGCGGCTGGTGCTGCTGCGCAACGGCCCGTGGCCGACCGGCAAGCGTACGGCCGAGGTGTTGGCGGCCTTCGACGCGGCCGGCGGCATCCGCTGCGGCGTCGAAGAGGGGGACCTACGGGTCTTCGCCGCGCTTCGTGAACTGAGCGGCGAACCGGCCTCCGTCCTGCGGGAGTGGCTGGTGATGCGCCGCCCGGCCAGCTCGACGCAGCTGTTCGCGACGATCCTTGGCGAATCCGCCGGAGCGACCCGCGCGGGGGCCGGGCCGGCCGCCGGGGTGGGCGGCGAGGACGACGTGCGG encodes:
- a CDS encoding ATP-binding protein is translated as MIAEDVRAALEAVSLNPAVTPDDVWRPSPHDVPELHEKVVAEILRGVGRARTDDTTVPLGVAMQGRAGAGKTHLLGAVRDRIQREGGYFFLVDMVSGKTFWESVALALVEGMGRDAFGWGTQLRTFLRRLTAQLGIPAEVRDAVAGTQPVTREHLDTFVRALRTRHREIGRDCQDTARALVLHGALDFEAQDVGYAHLISEPGDPAGRTAWGLTPAMRTPQQIVQDVSRLMALTLDPTVIAVDQLDTLFAQTSTAMFDQYAGLEDAQAKVVGPIADGLLKLRDVTRRTLIVVSCLPDTWELLTRSAPTPVGDRFRQATLPDRIPTPEIGRAIVAKRFTAAFAGPRFAPPHPTWPISPEAFADAPALTPRALLRRVDRHVAWCRDRDEVTELDRLIEVGDHVADGPEPSGAGTTVGPRAAGETATGDDACLRRLDDRFAELVAAADVTAALDPRTEDTHMPTLLAAGLAAWIAEQAPTGASYKYDPPPGRKPALHGRLIEVLDEATENEAHWCLRAISHPNAIAVTARVKAACTMAGLDRALPQRRLVLLRNGPWPTGKRTAEVLAAFDAAGGIRCGVEEGDLRVFAALRELSGEPASVLREWLVMRRPASSTQLFATILGESAGATRAGAGPAAGVGGEDDVRVDGGRASADGTSILLGRTTDGARPFAVDLESLRRHTVIFAGSGSGKTVLIRRLVEECAREGVSAIVLDPNNDLARLGDPWPQPPAGWGPGDAERARDHLDHTEVVIWTPRVNAGRPLTFQPLPDFTPVRDSPDEFDQAIRSAVEALAPRAGVDRPTRVAQQGKAVLTEALQAYARSGMVGLPGFTEFLAELPDGVSRLSRSEKLAQDLAETLKAAMVTDPLFGGVGAPADPGLLLTPSPGRRARISVISFVGLTSDQERQGFVNQLQMALFAWIKRHPAGDRPLGGLFVMDEAQTLAPSTGQTACTASTIALASQARKYGLGLVFATQAPKGLHNQISGNATTQFFGLLNAPAQIDAARQLAEAKGGRLPDIGLMQSGQFYVAGEGFAFVKVDTPMCLSHHPKAPLSPEEVVARAASAHLRPERSHVPDATAVR